TTCAATGCAAACGCCGAAAATGGGTTTTGACGTCATtatggacatcatttgtgatgttcaaatTGGAATGCACGAGTTCAAATTGgtgtcagttgacccaactaacTAAAAAacagaattcgttagttgggtccAGGTTGTGACCCAAGCAGCGAACCGCGactgtacattgaacttttgttgtATAACACTTAAAATACCTCGATTGAGAAGCCAGTAAACTACCGCTTGCCCAGCACCAGAAACAGTAATGAAAAGGACACTTCTTGCACcatcttctgcttcttcttcttcttcttcattggcattacattccccactgggacattgccgcctcgcaccatatagtttcattattttttgcctctactaattataaacaaaactgtacacgctcaaatgaatccaTCCATTCTCCGAGTGAAATGATTAGCAAAAGTTTTTGGTTccctttaattttttaattcaaatttttattaaataacatttctagacctgcaatataaaaataaatacttgAGAAACGGGataattttttgttaaatgaaACATTTGATAAGCAAagctattgttattttattgttttcaattgtaatttcatcaatataataaatcaatgaaatattccaaaattattttattttttaaggaCTGATTTCCTGATCATCCAGACAGAATACTTTTATAATTTGTTcagtttttggatgagcaatactaaacataagcgaacaataaaaatataatagaatgtatGGGTAACATTTAAATCTATTGTACTTTTAATgtaagtacaataaagatcttttacaaccgcGAAAATTTTACGATAAGcgtacaatagtttgtattgtttaccacaaaatctattgtatttcaatgagttatgtcatacaagttaatgttaatttttatccgggattgGTTTGTGACTGCCtgctgaaaaacttccgaaaaatctgttgttaaattttcaggatttatcacagaaattcttgtgatcatagctaagtaaacttcgaaggaaatcgcaacgtgaattcttgcgggagtttctcgggaatctctgcaaaagctcctccgggaaaacattttcaaaatttttcaacaattttttttcaaaatcaacatcaaaaacaatttctgcggaagcacttaaaagacgggtgttcatgtccttcaacagACATGTTTTGAATGCGCCATGCTTCAGAATGGTTTAAAAATGACAAGTGGCGCCCCTCTCctaataacatttgtttaatcaatgcTCAAGAGTGTAACCATGGaaccacctgaactgcaattctaagctcgcttgcccggcttattggcctgtatcaagcgaaaagtcccgttaggaaatagacgccaacagcgagcaacaagcgtaaaaaagaagaagcccttctcgaacgcgttgatgatgatgacgctttggctgacaaagaagcgggatacaagacactagctgattggcccaccaattgggaagcagagaagattcaaaattaagtagtataaaagaaaagtgcattcgctcgcagagcattcagtcttttttataccatcactataaattcgcggttatttgaaaagatcgtttgcttactttttgcacttagccgaagcaaacagtctttttcaaggctctaagagttaaaaataatgttctccttcagtcgctatcgcacggattgcaaggcccttcagtggaagggctgagatacagtctacatcccctgctgagtcaacttgtggttcatttcaggcagtccttcagtgggaaggttgccactgtcgaggctaatatttcgtgaccggacagatacttcctgaattttttttgatgatttttgttcgaggtagatttgatttctgtgtcggtttgatgagaagattttgccaagaaatggtatgcaacgccgattatttatccaaaatagttgatgtgagaaatttggacatattatgtatcttaaaggcatggtcaagtcaagttctacgtccacttagcggttatgtcacagacattacccactgttcgtttttggtCATTGATCGACGACTACAACAGCCGCTATACCACTCTGTACATGCTGGAACAGAAGTCCTACACGGTGGATGCTATCCGTGATTTCGTGCGCTGGATGAGGACGCAGTTTGGTAGGACCACCGACGGTCATCAGGTCGGATCAAGGAGGAGAGTACAACAGCGCAGAGCTGGTCAAGTTTTTGAAGTAGGTATTCAGCAGCACTCTACAACTGCGTacacattcattttcattttcatttatttagtttacatctaaacagataacactgaatcaacaatttgacgccacaatacacggttcgaggccgcatctctccatcttcggatacgccccacgctcgccaagtcgttttgcatctggtctgcctatctcgctcgctgcgctccacgccgtctcgtacctgccggatcggaagcgaacaccatctttgcagggttgctgtccggcattcttgcaacatgccctgcccatcgtacccttccggctttagctaccttctggatactgggttcgccgtagagttgggcgagctaatggttcattcttcgccgccacacaccgtcttcttgcacactgccaaagatggtcctaagcacccgtctctcgaatactccgagtgcttgcaagtcctcctcgagcattgtccatgtttcatgtccgtagaggacaaccggtcttattagcgtcttgtacatgacacattttgtgcggtggcgaatctttttcgaccgcagtttcttctggagcccgtagtaggcccgacttccacagatgatgcgccttcgtatttcacgactaacgttgttgtcagccgttagcaaggatccgaggtagacgaattccatttcgtaacactgcttcccaggcgggaagtccaacttttgttgcttcacgtttcaggcgggtgtacagttctgccacctttgcaaatgttcggccgacaatgtccatgtcatccgcgaagcaaataaattgactggatctgttgaaaatcgtaccccggctgttacacccggctctccgcatgataccttctagcgcaatgttgaacaacaggcacgaaagtctataaccttgtcttagtccccggcgcgattcgaacgaactggagtgttcgcccgaaatcttcacacagttttgcacaccatccaccattgctttgatcagtctggtaagcttcccatggaagctgttctcgtccactGCTTACACGCCACAGCTGAAAGGAGTTGCGGAGCGCAAGAATCGTTctctgatgaagaatctggattGCATTACTGGTACTAGGCTGAGGCGGTGAATACAGCCAACTAGCTGCAGAACATATTGCCAACGAAGCCGGTTCAGGAGACGCCCTTCGAGATTTGGTACGGATCTAAGCCGGACATGAGTGTGATCCAGGTGTTCGGTTCGGAGCCGTATGTGTTCATCCCGAAGGAGAAGCGGACAACGCGTGGCGTTTGATTGACTTGAAGATAAACTAAATCGTTTTCAGTCGAGATGCTCCTTTCTTGGAGTTGGGAGAGAAGGTTCAGGATGCGATGGATGATGATATGATCGAGTTGCCGCAGGTaccagcgaagccaaatagcacCAAGGAGCAGGAGGAGTTGGATGCGTCCGACACGGAATCCACCGACGACGATGAAgagaaagaaggtttccgaggcTTTGATGAGGAGCAGCTGGGAGACGGATTTCACGGATTACAGGTAACTAGTATGAAGATGCCAGTGGAAGCGATGTGTCATGCCAGGGTGACGATAGTATTTTGATC
The nucleotide sequence above comes from Armigeres subalbatus isolate Guangzhou_Male chromosome 3, GZ_Asu_2, whole genome shotgun sequence. Encoded proteins:
- the LOC134220778 gene encoding uncharacterized protein LOC134220778 isoform X1 gives rise to the protein MSQTLPTVRFWSLIDDYNSRYTTLYMLEQKSYTVDAIRDFVRWMRTQFGRTTDGHQVGSRRRVQQRRAGQVFEFTSKQITLNQQFDATIHGSRPHLSIFGYAPRSPSRFASGLPISLAALHAVSYLPDRKRTPSLQGCCPAFLQHALPIVPFRL
- the LOC134220778 gene encoding uncharacterized protein LOC134220778 isoform X2, whose amino-acid sequence is MSQTLPTVRFWSLIDDYNSRYTTLYMLEQKSYTVDAIRDFVRWMRTQFGRTTDGHQVGSRRRVQQRRAGQVFEITLNQQFDATIHGSRPHLSIFGYAPRSPSRFASGLPISLAALHAVSYLPDRKRTPSLQGCCPAFLQHALPIVPFRL
- the LOC134220779 gene encoding uncharacterized protein LOC134220779 is translated as MDDDMIELPQVPAKPNSTKEQEELDASDTESTDDDEEKEGFRGFDEEQLGDGFHGLQEEPARVQEEQFADTSRRSERSPKGVPPERYIADGRLAQCQQDEPRSYQEAVSGP